The following are encoded in a window of Actinomycetes bacterium genomic DNA:
- a CDS encoding SEC-C metal-binding domain-containing protein: MATYAAEDARRPRNGLCPCGSGKKWKKCHGIARTHVQ, encoded by the coding sequence ATGGCCACCTACGCCGCGGAGGACGCTCGGCGTCCCCGAAACGGGCTCTGCCCATGCGGCAGCGGGAAGAAGTGGAAGAAATGCCACGGCATCGCCAGGACCCACGTCCAGTGA